The Prinia subflava isolate CZ2003 ecotype Zambia chromosome 18, Cam_Psub_1.2, whole genome shotgun sequence genome has a window encoding:
- the COPS4 gene encoding COP9 signalosome complex subunit 4: MAAGAVRQDLAQLMNSSGSHKDLAGKYRQILEKAIQLSGVEQLEALKAFVEAMVNENVSLVISRQLLTDFCTHLPSLPDSTAKEIYHFTLEKIQPRVISFEEQVASIRQHLASIYEKEEDWRNAAQVLVGIPLETGQKQYNVDYKLETYLKIARLYLEDDDPVQAEAYINRASLLQNESTNEQLQIHYKVCYARVLDYRRKFIEAAQRYNELSYKSIVHETERLEALKHALHCTILASAGQQRSRMLATLFKDERCQQLAAYGILEKMYLDRIIRGNQLQEFAAMLMPHQKATTADGSSILDRAVIEHNLLSASKLYNNITFEELGALLEIPAAKAEKIASQMITEGRMNGFIDQIDGIVHFETREALPTWDKQIQSLCFQVNNLLEKISQTAPEWTAQAMEAQMAQ; this comes from the exons atggcggcgggcgCGGTGAGGCAGGACCTGGCGCAGCTGATGAACTCCAGCGGCTCCCACAAGGACCTGGCGGGAAA GTACCGTCAAATACTGGAAAAAGCTATTCAGCTGTCGGGTGTGGAACAGCTTGAAGCTCTGAAAGCTTTTGTAGAAGCAA TGGTGAATGAGAATGTCAGTCTGGTGATCTCACGGCAGCTGCTGACAGATTTCTGCACACATCTTCCAAGTCTCCCTGACAGCACAGCCAAAGAAATTTACCACTTCACCTTGGAAAAGATACAGCCCAGAGTTATTTCATTTGAAGAACAG GTGGCTTCAATAAGGCAACATCTTGCATCAATCTATGAGAAGGAAGAAGACTGGAGAAACGCAGCACAAGTGTTGGTGGGGATCCCTTTGGAAACAGGCCAGAA GCAGTATAATGTAGATTATAAGCTGGAGACCTACCTGAAGATTGCCAGGCTGTATCTGGAGGATGATGACCCCGTTCAAGCAGAAGCTTACATCAATCGAGCTTCCCTGCTTCAGAATGAATCCACTAATGAACAGCTGCAAATCCATTATAAG GTTTGCTATGCTCGAGTCCTCGACTACAGAAGAAAGTTCATTGAGGCTGCCCAAAGGTACAACGAGCTATCCTACAAGAGCATCGTCCATGAGACTGAGCGGCTGGAGGCATTGAAACATGCATTGCATTGTACTATTTTGGCATCAGCAG GACAACAGCGTTCCCGCATGCTCGCTACTCTCTTCAAGGATGAGAGATGCCAGCAGCTCGCAGCCTATGGGATCTTGGAGAAAATGTATCTCGACAGAATTATCCGTGGAAATCAACTGCAAGAGTTTGCAGCTATGCTAATGCCTCACCAGAAAGCGACTACAGCTGATG GTTCCAGTATTCTGGACAGAGCTGTTATTGAACACAACTTACTGTCTGCAAGCAAACTTTACAACAACATTACCTTTGAAGAGCTTGGAGCATTACTAGAGATCCCTGCAGCCAAG GCAGAGAAGATCGCTTCTCAGATGATAACTGAGGGTCGCATGAACGGATTTATTGATCAGATTGATGGAATCGTTCACTTTGAGA cTCGTGAAGCTTTGCCAACTTGGGACAAGCAGATTCAGTCCCTGTGTTTCCAGGTGAACAACCTGCTGGAGAAGATCAGTCAGACAGCCCCGGAGTGGACAGCGCAGGCCATGGAGGCCCAGATGGCTCAGTGA